From Amycolatopsis sp. WQ 127309:
ATGCGGGGTCGACGGAGTATGGCAAGCCGTGGCGGCTCCCGCTGGTCGGCACGGGGTCTCACACGCTGGTGGCCGGGGCTACGGGGTCGGGGAAGAACTCGGTGATGTGGTGCCCTCTGGTCGCGGCCGCGTCGGCGATCCGGGCCGGTGTTATCCGGGTGTCGGGGATTGACCCGAAGGCCATGGAGCTGTCCTACGGGCGTGGGATCTTCGCCCGTTACGGCCGGTCCGGGAAAGAGGCCTTGGAGGTCTTGGACGCGCTGTTGGATGAGCTGGAGAACCGCAAGCGTGTCTTTGCCGGGAACACGCGTGAGGTGCCGATCTCGGCCGAGTATCCGGTGGAGCTGCTGGAGTTCGACGAGATCGGGGCGTTGACCAAGTACACCGACCGCAAAACCCGTGAGTCCATTGTGGAGAAGCTGGCGATCCTGACCACCCAAGGTCGGGCGCTGGGGTTCACGGTGCGGGGGTATGTGCAGGAGCCGACGAAGGACACGGTTCCGGTGCGGGAGCTGCTGCCCCGGCGGATCGCCATGCGGCTTACGTCGAGGACGCAGGTTCCGATGGTAATGGGTGACGGCGCGTATGAGCGGGGCGCGTGGGCCAACCGCATCCCCGAGTCGGCGGCGGGTGTCGGCTACGTCTGGGGCGAAGGCATCCGCGAACCCCTGCGGGTCCGTGCTGGGTGGGTGCCGGATCAGACGATCAAACAGTTGGAGCACTACGTCACCAACGGTGGTGCCCAGGTGGTCAACCTGGCCGATCGGCGCGCGGGCGAAGGGAGGTCGGCATGACCACCACGGAAGATCCCCAGGTCGGGGCCATGCCGGCATCGGGTCAGGCGTCCCCGGTGGAACGGGTCCGGGGCGCGCTGGCCGCTGACGTGGTCAAGGCGACGGCGGAGAAGCACGGGGTGTGTGTCCGGCCGTTCACGATGGAAGTCGGGGACACCGAAACCGGGGAGGTCCGCTACGTCCCGGTGCCGTGTGGGTCCGCTGTGGAGTCGGTGTGTCTGCCGTGTGCGCGGAAGGCGAAAGCGTTGCGGCAGGCCCAATGCCGGGAAGGCTGGCACCTGACCGAAGAACCGGTGATCACCCGGGAGAAGCCGTCGGAGACGCAAACCGAGTTGTTGACCTACCGGGCTGACCTGGCGGGGCACTACCGGGACGTAGTGGCAGCCGGTGATGAGGCGGAGGCGGAGGAACTGCGCGCCGAAGTGGCCACTGTAGACGTCGAGTTGCGGGAGTCGGGGATGACGGGGCGCCTGCCCGCGCTCGACGTGCCGGACCGGAAGGCGGTGAAGCGGTCGACGAAGCGGCGGCAGGACGCTCCGAACCTGCCTCGGCGGAAGGTGGCCAAGACGACGGTGGGGCGGGAGTTCGCGGGGAAGTTCCGGCCGTCGATGTTTGTCACGCTGACCTGTGACACCTACGGCCGGGTCCGGCCTGATGGGTCCCCGGTTGACCCGGCGAGCTATGACTATCGCCGGGCGGCTCGGGATGCGGTGCACTTCGCGGCGCTGGTGGATCGGTGGTGGCAGAACCTGCGCCGTGTCGTGGGCTGGGATGTGCAGTACTTCGCGACGGTGGAGCCGCAGAAGCGGGCCGCTCCGCACCTGCACACGGCGTTGCGCGGGGCGATCTCGCACGACACCATCCGGTTGGTCACCGAAGCCACCTACCATCAGGTGTGGTGGCCCGCTCATGACGAACTGGTCTACACGGACCGGAAACCGTTGTGGGACCCGGATAGTCGTTCCTTTGTGGACCCGGAGACGCGGGAGGCGCTGACGTCGTGGGATGACGCGGTGGAGGCGGTGACCGAACCGGCGCACGTGGTGAGGTTCGGTGCCCAGGTGCACTCCAAGGGCATCCTCGGTGGGACGGAGGAAGCTGGCCGGCATATCGGCTATCTCACGAAGTACTTGACGAAGTCCACGGGTGAGGTCGTCGACGCCGACACCTTGGGTCAGCGGGATCACCACGAACTGTTGCACGCCCACTTGGCGGTGACGCCGTGTTCGCCGCGCTGTGCGGTGTGGCTGCTGTATGGGATCAATCCGAAGGGAGCGAACGGGAAGACGACTCCGGGGCACTGCAATGGGCGTGCGCATCGCCGGTCGACGTTGGGGCTTCCGGGTCGGCGGGTGTTGGTGTCGCGCAAGTGGTCGGGCAAGACGGTGGCTGAGCACAAGGCGGATCGGCGGGGGTTCGTGTTGTCGGCGTTGGCGGCGGTCGGAATCGTCAAGCCGGAACCGGCTCCGGATCGGTTCGTGTGGCGCAAGGTCGAGCCCGGGGACACGCATTGCCCGCCTCGGGATCATCTGGTGATGCGGGCGATCGCGGAGCGGATTACGTGGCAGGCGGAGTACACGCGGGCGATGCTGGCCGCTGCTGATCCACCAGGTCCGGAAACTTCGGCA
This genomic window contains:
- a CDS encoding replication initiator, translating into MTTTEDPQVGAMPASGQASPVERVRGALAADVVKATAEKHGVCVRPFTMEVGDTETGEVRYVPVPCGSAVESVCLPCARKAKALRQAQCREGWHLTEEPVITREKPSETQTELLTYRADLAGHYRDVVAAGDEAEAEELRAEVATVDVELRESGMTGRLPALDVPDRKAVKRSTKRRQDAPNLPRRKVAKTTVGREFAGKFRPSMFVTLTCDTYGRVRPDGSPVDPASYDYRRAARDAVHFAALVDRWWQNLRRVVGWDVQYFATVEPQKRAAPHLHTALRGAISHDTIRLVTEATYHQVWWPAHDELVYTDRKPLWDPDSRSFVDPETREALTSWDDAVEAVTEPAHVVRFGAQVHSKGILGGTEEAGRHIGYLTKYLTKSTGEVVDADTLGQRDHHELLHAHLAVTPCSPRCAVWLLYGINPKGANGKTTPGHCNGRAHRRSTLGLPGRRVLVSRKWSGKTVAEHKADRRGFVLSALAAVGIVKPEPAPDRFVWRKVEPGDTHCPPRDHLVMRAIAERITWQAEYTRAMLAAADPPGPETSATATTTVEAA
- a CDS encoding FtsK/SpoIIIE domain-containing protein; its protein translation is MNAHAVMMVTLVGGGLAVLLWVLAKIGRALAGLAELLAAVAVVGIALWGLLQAVGWIVRQLVTHRRTCVTLVAAWAWWHWLGWVSLAITVAVLGLVQLVWWRLDAVGYDQWCGRWVRSWWLRWTLYGQKLGGWLTACGLVVRDASVPVDVTVSLIGRRRNSVSRSEKRADAVAVPKLLSVRSGPSWDEVRVRLVAGQTPEEFDQAARALAVARKVTRCQIRELEPDVVSIDYMRRDLLASPVTCLPVPDLVAVDGTGVDLRAVYAGSTEYGKPWRLPLVGTGSHTLVAGATGSGKNSVMWCPLVAAASAIRAGVIRVSGIDPKAMELSYGRGIFARYGRSGKEALEVLDALLDELENRKRVFAGNTREVPISAEYPVELLEFDEIGALTKYTDRKTRESIVEKLAILTTQGRALGFTVRGYVQEPTKDTVPVRELLPRRIAMRLTSRTQVPMVMGDGAYERGAWANRIPESAAGVGYVWGEGIREPLRVRAGWVPDQTIKQLEHYVTNGGAQVVNLADRRAGEGRSA